The Streptomyces hundungensis genome contains the following window.
CACCCGTCACCGGATCGGGCTGGCTGCTGCCGCCGAACACCACCGAGGTCACCGACCCGGGCCTGCTGCGCGCGGCCCTCGGTGAGGCGGCCCGAATGATCGAGGCGGCCGACGGGATCAGAGAGGCCGACGCAATCCGGCAGGCGGACGGAGTCCGGCGGGCGGACGGAACCCGGCGGGCGGACGGGGCCCGGGCCCGGCAGGCCGACGCAATCCGGCAGGCGGACGGAACCCGGCTCCCCCAAGGTCGCTGAGGCGGACCCCGCCCGGGAAGGCGGCACCCGCTCCACCGGGCGGGCCGAAGGCCGCCCACCCGCTCCCACCCGGGAAGGCGGCCCCCGTCCGGCCGGTCGATAATGGCCGGATGGCGAAGAGCAGCAGGCGACGCGGGCCCGAGCCCGTCGTCGAGACGGTGGACGGCGGCCTCGCCGAACTCATACCCGACCGGGACGGCTCCGGCGGGTGGACGCTGCTGCTCGACGGGGCGCCCCAGTCGCACGTGGACCTCGACGCCCCGGGCCGGCTCACCTTCGAATACCAGCGCCGCCTCGGCCACGTCATCGACCTCGCCGCCCCGCCCGGCCAGGCCCTCAACGTCCTGCACCTGGGCGGCGGCGCCTTCACCCTGGCCCGCTACATCGCGGCCACCCGGCCCCGCTCCACCCAGCAGATAGTCGAGCTGGACGCCGCGCTGGTCCAGCTCGTACGCCGTGAGCTGCCGCTGGACCCCGGGGCGCGGATCCGGGTACGCGGCGGGGACGCCCGCGCCGGGCTCGCCAAGCTCCCCGACGCCTGGGCCGACCTCGTCATCGCGGACGTGTTCAGCGGGGCCCGAACCCCGGCCCACCTCACCAGCACCGAATTCCTCACGGACGTACGGCGGGTGCTGAAGCCGGGCGGTACGTACGCCGCGAACCTCGCCGACGGGCCGCCGCTCGCGCATCTGCGGGGCCAGATCGCCACCGCCGCCGGGGTCTTCCCCGAACTCGCGCTCGCCGCCGACCCCACGGTGCTGCGCGGCAAACGGTTCGGGAACGCGGTCCTGGTGTGCTCGGCGGCGGCGCTGCCGGTCGCCGAGCTGACCCGGCGGATCGCGAGCGACCCGCACCCCGGCCGCGTCCAGCACGGACGCGAGCTCGCCGACTTCACCGGCGGGGCGGTGGCGGTGAGCGACGCGAGCGCCAAGCCCTCACCGGCCCCACCCGCCTCGGCGTTCCGATGAGGCGGCGGGTCGGGGGGTTTGTGATCTCCAGCATCGGGCGGGCCGCCCGGGCGGTCAGGTGTTGTTGATCTCCACCATGGGCGGATGGCCGTTCCACGTGCAGAACACCGAGACGGTCTCGCTGCCGCGCGTGAAGGTGACCCGTATCCACTGCGTCTGGATCCAGCGTTCCATCCGCCAGCCCGAGGCGGGCGTCGCCGAGACCAGTTGGGCCGAGCTGTCCCCGAGGTCGAAGACGACTCGCCCGCCCGCGACGTTGTAACCCCGCACCGCGCCGGAATCGGCCGAGTCGTCGGAAGTGCCCGAAGTGCCGGACATCGAGGCCGACTTGGGGGCGCCGGACGACCCGGGCGACGAGGAGCTGCTGCTCGACGGCTTGTCGCTCGCGGCGGTGCCCTTCGTCGGTTTCGCCGGAGCCGACGACGACGGGGACGGGCTCTCCCTGGGCCGCCGTGTGGACGAGGCATCCGGCCGCGAGCCCTGTTCGATGCGCGCGTCACCGCTGATCGGCAGGGCGCGGGGCGGGTCGTACGCCGTGCCGGCCATCACCGTGTGGACACCCCACCAGGAGAGCGTCACCGCCGCTCCGGTAGCGAGCGACCACGCCAAACCGTGTACGAGTCCTCTGTGCATCCGGGCCATACTGCACCACGCGCCCCACCCGTGTCCCACCGCCGCCGACTCCACTCCCTCGGGGGACTGTGGTCCTCCGGATGGCGTACGGTGCGGCCCATGGCAAGTGTGCTCGTGGTCGAGGACGACCAGTTTGTCCGCTCCGCCCTCATCCGCCACCTCACCGAGGCCTCCCACACGGTACGGAGCGTCGGCACGGCACTTGAGGCGCTGCGCGAAGTGGCCCATTTCCGGTTCGACGTGGTCATCCTGGACCTCGGCCTTCCCGATCTGGACGGCTCCGAGGCGTTGAAGATGCTGCGCGGCATCACCGACGTACCCGTGATCATCGCGACCGCGCGGGACGACGAGAGCGAGATCGTCCGGCTGCTCAACGACGGCGCCGACGACTACCTCACCAAACCGTTCTCCGTGGAACACCTCTCCGCTCGGATGGCCGCCGTACTGCGCCGGGCGCGCGCCACGGCCGACGCGGAACCGCCCTCGCGCGTGCTCCAGGTCGGTGGGCTCCGCGTCGACCCGCTGCGCCGCCAGGCCGAACTCGACGGCGTACGGCTCGACCTGACCCGGCGCGAGTTCGACCTGCTCGCCTTCCTCGCCGGACGGCCCGGCGTGGTCGTCGCCCGCAGGGAGCTGCTGGCCGAGGTGTGGCAGCAGTCGTACGGCGACGACCAGACCATCGACGTCCATCTGTCGTGGCTGCGGCGGAAGTTGGGGGAGACCGCGGCCCAGCCGCGCTATCTGCACACCCTGCGCGGCGTCGGCGTGAAGCTGGAGCCACCCCGATGAGGTGGGCGCTGGTCAAGGTGTGCCTGGCCGTCACCGTCATGGTCGTGGTCGCCTTCGCGGTCCCGCTCGGCCTGGTCATCAAGGAGATGGCCCGCGACCGCGCGTTCTCCAACGCCGAGCGGCAGGCCGCCGCGATCGGCCCCACCCTGTCCATCACCACCGGCCGCGACGCCCTGGAACGGGCCGTCGCCTCCACCCAGTCCGGCGCCGAGGGGCGGATGGCCGTGCACGTCCCGGCGGACCCGGCCGTGCCGGGCAGCGCGCCGGTGGAGATCGGACGCCGACGCGCCTCCGACGAGGACCTCGACACGACCCGGAAGGTCATCAAAGCCTCCATCTCCGACGTCTCGGGCGGCTCCACCCTGCTCCAGCCGACCGCGCTGAGCTCCGGCCAGATCGCGATCGTCGAGGTCTTCGTGCCGGAGGCCGAGGTCACCAACGGCGTCGCGACGGCCTGGCTGGTCCTGGCGGGGGTCGGCATCGGGCTGATCATCGGCTCCGTGGCCGTCGCCGACCGTCTGGGCGTACGCATGGTCCGCCCGGCCCAGCGGCTCGCGGGCGCGGCACAGGACCTGGGCGAGGGCAAGCTCGGGGCCCGGGTCCCCGAGGAGGGGCCGACCGAACTGCGCCGAGCGGCCGCCGCGTTCAACTCCATGGCCGACCAGGTCGTCCAACTCCTCGCCAATGAGCGGGAGTTGGCGGCCGACCTCTCGCACCGGCTGCGTACGCCGCTGACCGTGCTCCGCCTCAACACGGCCTCCCTCGGGGACGGCCCCGCGGCCGACCAGACCCGGGCGGCGGTCGAGCAACTGGAGCGCGAGGTCGACACGATCATCCGCACCGCGCGCGAGGCCAAGCCCAAGACCCAGCCCGCAGGGCCGGGCGCGGGGTGCGACGCCTGCGAGGTCATCCGGGAACGGATGGAGTTCTGGTCGGCGCTCGCCGAGGACCAGGGCCGCGAGGTCCGGCTCGCCGGAGTCGACCGGCCGGTCCGCATCCCGGTGGCCCGGGCCGACCTCGTGGCCGTGCTCGACGCGCTGCTCGGCAACGTGTTCCGGCACACGCCGGAGGGGACGGCGTTCTCGGTGGACGTCCACAACGGGGAGGACGCGGTGATCGTCCTCGTCTCCGACGCGGGGCCGGGCATCTCCGACCCCCGGGCGGCGCTGGCGCGGGGCAACAGCGGGGGGCGTCCCGGGTCCACGGGGCTCGGCCTGGACATCGTGCGGCGGGTCGCGGAGTCGACGGGCGGGGACGTTCGGATCGGGCACTCGGTGCTGGGCGGCACGGAGGTCCGCCTCTGGATCGGCCTCGGCCGCGCGACCCCACCCCGCCGAAGCCACCGCCTCCGCCCCCGCCGCCCCACCCCGGCCTAGCCACGCCCCCCCTCGGCGCGGGGTACGCAGTACCCCGCGCCCCCAAACCCCCTCGATCCTGCGGCCCGTGGCGGCTTTTGCGCAGTTCCCCGCGCCCCCAAGAAACCCGTTTTCGTCTGCGGACCGTGGATGGCTGGTCGCGCAGTTCCCCGCGCCCCTAACTACTCGGTGCTGGCCGGCACCTCAGCCTGTCCGGCGATTGAGGACGAGCGCCCTTTAGGCGCGAACGGGGTCTGGGGCGGAGCCCCAGGGGCTCAGCTGGTTCAACCCGCTGCACGGGCGGTGGGTGGGCGAACGCGTCGGGGTCTGGGGCGGAGCCCCAGGGGCCGAACCTTTCAACCCGCTGCACGGGCGGGTGGGTGGGCAAACGCCCGGGGCCAGGGTGGGAGTGGCTTAACCTGCTCCGATCGCATCCTTAAGCCCACCCTAAGATCCCCAACCCCCGCCCGGGAAGGGCAATTTGTCCAACCCCCCGCCGCTAGCGTGCACCCCGCACCCCCGAAACACCCCCCCGCAACGCAGAGGCAGGCACGGCATGGGCAGCAGAACGCACCGGCGCAGGGCGAGCGCCAAGACCAAGGCGATCGGCGCGGTGGTCGCCGCCGCGATCGTCGGCGGCGCGGCCTTCGCGCTCACCGGCACCGCACAGGCCGCCTCGGTCGGCGCCGCGTACACCAGGACCAGTAGCTGGACCGGTGGTTACACCGGGCAGTACGTCATCACCAACGACTCCGGCAAGACGCTCCCCGACTGGACCCTGGAGTTCGACCTCCCCGCCGGCACCACCCTCTCCTCCCTCTGGAACGGCGACCAGAGCGTCAAGGGCTCGCACGTCACCGTCAAGCCCCCGAGCTGGGCCAAGGAAGGCCTCGCCCCCGGAGCCTCGGTGACCGTCGGCTTCGTCACCTCCACGAGCGCCACCTCCACGAGCGGCACCGCAGGCGACCCCACGGGTTGTCTCATCAACCAGGAGAAGTGCTCCGTCGACACCGGCGCCACCCCCGAGCCCAGCGGCCGCCCCACCGGACAGCCCACCCCCAAGCCCTCGCAGCCGGCCGGCACCAAGCCCACCGCCCAGCCGTCGAAGCCCGCCACCGCGATACCCACCCCGAGCAAGCCCGCAGGCGGCGGCACCGCGAGCGGGGCCCGGTTCGCGCCGTACGTCGACACCTCGCTCTACCCGGCGTACGACATCCTCGGCACCGCCGAGAAGACCGGCGTCAAGGAGTTCACCCTCGCCTTCATCACCTCCGGCGGCGGCTGCACCCCGCTCTGGGGCGGCGTCACCGACCTGGCGAACGACAAGGTGGCCGCAGGGATCGGCGCGCTGCGCGCCAAGGGCGGCGACGCCCGGGTCTCCTTCGGCGGCGCCTCCGGCTCCGAGCTCGGCCTCGTCTGCAAGAGCGCCGATGAGCTCGCCGCCGCGTACGGCAAGGTCATCGACGCGTACAAGCTCACCAAGGTGGACTTCGACATCGAGGGCGCCGCGCTGCCGGACACCGCCGCCAACGCCCGTCGCGCCCAGGCCATCGCCAAGCTCCAGGCCTCCCACCCCGGCCTCGACGTGTCCTTCACGCTGCCGGTGATGCCGGAGGGCCTGACCCAGCCCGGGG
Protein-coding sequences here:
- a CDS encoding spermidine synthase translates to MAKSSRRRGPEPVVETVDGGLAELIPDRDGSGGWTLLLDGAPQSHVDLDAPGRLTFEYQRRLGHVIDLAAPPGQALNVLHLGGGAFTLARYIAATRPRSTQQIVELDAALVQLVRRELPLDPGARIRVRGGDARAGLAKLPDAWADLVIADVFSGARTPAHLTSTEFLTDVRRVLKPGGTYAANLADGPPLAHLRGQIATAAGVFPELALAADPTVLRGKRFGNAVLVCSAAALPVAELTRRIASDPHPGRVQHGRELADFTGGAVAVSDASAKPSPAPPASAFR
- a CDS encoding response regulator transcription factor; the protein is MASVLVVEDDQFVRSALIRHLTEASHTVRSVGTALEALREVAHFRFDVVILDLGLPDLDGSEALKMLRGITDVPVIIATARDDESEIVRLLNDGADDYLTKPFSVEHLSARMAAVLRRARATADAEPPSRVLQVGGLRVDPLRRQAELDGVRLDLTRREFDLLAFLAGRPGVVVARRELLAEVWQQSYGDDQTIDVHLSWLRRKLGETAAQPRYLHTLRGVGVKLEPPR
- a CDS encoding sensor histidine kinase → MRWALVKVCLAVTVMVVVAFAVPLGLVIKEMARDRAFSNAERQAAAIGPTLSITTGRDALERAVASTQSGAEGRMAVHVPADPAVPGSAPVEIGRRRASDEDLDTTRKVIKASISDVSGGSTLLQPTALSSGQIAIVEVFVPEAEVTNGVATAWLVLAGVGIGLIIGSVAVADRLGVRMVRPAQRLAGAAQDLGEGKLGARVPEEGPTELRRAAAAFNSMADQVVQLLANERELAADLSHRLRTPLTVLRLNTASLGDGPAADQTRAAVEQLEREVDTIIRTAREAKPKTQPAGPGAGCDACEVIRERMEFWSALAEDQGREVRLAGVDRPVRIPVARADLVAVLDALLGNVFRHTPEGTAFSVDVHNGEDAVIVLVSDAGPGISDPRAALARGNSGGRPGSTGLGLDIVRRVAESTGGDVRIGHSVLGGTEVRLWIGLGRATPPRRSHRLRPRRPTPA
- a CDS encoding cellulose binding domain-containing protein, which encodes MGSRTHRRRASAKTKAIGAVVAAAIVGGAAFALTGTAQAASVGAAYTRTSSWTGGYTGQYVITNDSGKTLPDWTLEFDLPAGTTLSSLWNGDQSVKGSHVTVKPPSWAKEGLAPGASVTVGFVTSTSATSTSGTAGDPTGCLINQEKCSVDTGATPEPSGRPTGQPTPKPSQPAGTKPTAQPSKPATAIPTPSKPAGGGTASGARFAPYVDTSLYPAYDILGTAEKTGVKEFTLAFITSGGGCTPLWGGVTDLANDKVAAGIGALRAKGGDARVSFGGASGSELGLVCKSADELAAAYGKVIDAYKLTKVDFDIEGAALPDTAANARRAQAIAKLQASHPGLDVSFTLPVMPEGLTQPGVDLVADAKKNGVKVSAVNIMAMDYGPSYSGDMGGYAIQAATATQAQIKGVLGLSDAAAWAAVAVTPMIGVNDVNVEKFTVADATELVDFAKSKGIGRLSMWSAARDQQCPGGAKNSADPTCSSITQAPLAFTTAFGAYK